The genomic stretch AGGTCACCTTCGACGGTGAGGTTGGCGTCGATGAATTCGCGGATCGACAGAATCTCGGCATCCGACAGATCGTTGACGCGACGTGTACGCTCGATCTTGGTTGCTTCGCAGATCTGTTCGGCAATGGCTGGGCCAATACCAGTGATATATGTCAGGGCGATTGGAACCCGCTTTGCAGTCGGGATGTTTACGCCGGCAATACGTGCCACGTGTGGTATTCCTTTTCGTTGCGGGTCCGTGATGCCAGACCCTTTTTTCACAACGGAAGCCCGGACCATCAGGCACCGGGCTGCGTCATATCAGGTAAATCGCAAAATGCAGGGTGCGACCCCGCATCTGCGGATTGATTCCCTTGCGGGATGGCGCTGTTTAGGGGGCAACGCCCGCAGCGTCAATAGACCGCAAGCGGTCAGCCAAGCACCTTTGCGATACTCTCGGCGACGGCGTCCACGCTGGCCAAGCCATCAACCGATGTCAGATCGCCCTTGGCATGATAATAGCCGATCAGCGGGCTGGTCTGCTTGTAATAGGCCAAAAGCCGCGTGCGCAGGCTGTCGGCGTTATCATCGGCACGGGCCTGCCCACCGGATGCGGTGGTTTCAGCGGCGCGGCCCAGCACACGGTCGACCAGCACATCATCATTGACCTGCAATTCGATCACATGGTCCAGGCTCTGCCCCATCTCGGCCAGCAGAT from Yoonia vestfoldensis encodes the following:
- the rpsM gene encoding 30S ribosomal protein S13, with translation MARIAGVNIPTAKRVPIALTYITGIGPAIAEQICEATKIERTRRVNDLSDAEILSIREFIDANLTVEGDLRRETQMNIKRLMDLGCYRGLRHRRNLPVRGQRTHTNARTRKGPAKAIAGKKK